The DNA segment taggcggagaggccgaaccaggataagtcttgctgagtaatttctaactctctctcaatatatatttgtatgtgttgcttgattaaattgctcaggatataaattgtaaaagctgacactgagtaatcgtggtgctgagttggaagctgaccttaagtgttaattccaaactcataagtaaaacagttctagtcagcacctgactaaagctgtcttacatctctcggccgtgctaaccaaaataaagtcaaataacttaagaattaattaagtcggcataattaaacgaaaaagttacattagttcctaacccccccttgaaactaatcacacgggaccaacaggatTCATCGGTGGGATTTGTTCGACCAGTATCGACATTCTACTGCAGCGCAGCGCGAGGGTGAATTGGTCAGGATTGATTTATTGGTCTCCTCTGTCGCCTTCAATTTATAAACTGAATTGTGATGCGACTTTTTCAGTCCTGACACGTATTGGACCATTTGGTTTAGTGGTTCGTGATTCTGTAGGTTTGGGTTGCTTTATCAGGAGGTGGTCCGATAGGTTTTATTATGTCAGCTTTACATGCTGAGTTATTGGCAATTTTGTTGTCAATTCGTGTGGTTTGTTATGCATGTTTTCATCATATTATGATTGCTTCAGATTCACTAGCTTCTATTCGTCTTCTACAAAAGGAACCAATCGTTTATAATTGTCTTGATTTGGTTGTTCTAATATATTGGAGGAGACATTGCATTTTGCACATATGGATTTTATTTATGAAGGCCATCAACCAAATACTGTTGCATATAATTTGGCAGCCTGTGCTACTACTCTTTCACATATGGAATTTTTATTGAAGATTTCACTATGTTTGTTtcattttgtatttaatttgatACAACCTTTTCTGATTAATGCAAGTGTGttggttattaaaaaaaactatcaaCTAATTTAAATGTTAACTAAACCCTGGTTATGAATTTGGTAATTTAATAGCCCTTTAAAGTTGTAGAGTATAGAGAAAATACTCCAAGCTTGCTTAAATATATGAAACACAACTAGTGGTAGAGCTTTTGtaaatatatatgtgttgaAGGAATATGTAATAGTTTAATAAAATCGTATGACAATCGAGTTTGATATGTTTTGTTCTTTTATGAAAAGTAAAATTATTTATGAGATGAATTGCGGAAGCATGATCACAGTAGAATGGAACTAGATTAGGATGTCGAATATGTATCTCtttgaaaacatataaaagCCATTGTACTTCACTCGTGAGAATAAACATCACTTGATATTCTGCTTCTGTGGTAGATTTTTCAACTATTGGTTGCTTCTTACTTTTCCAACATATCATGAATCTGCCCAAGAAAGCATAAGCATGTAATTGATGATCTTGTGTCAAAGCAAGTTGTCCAATATGCACCCGAGTAAGCATTGCGAGTGAGAGAAGACTTAGAAGAATAAAATAAACCTTTACGTgtatcatttttaatataatgtaGAATAAGTAAAACTACTTTGTAATGTACATGAATTGGTGTCTGAAGGAACTGAATGAGAGTATTGATAGAAAAAGTAATGGTATGTCTTGTGTTGGTTAAATAAATCAACCTTCGATATATAGTTCGGTCTATCATTATTATTCATGCTACCTTTGTTAATCTCAAAGTTGGATCTAGTAGAGTTGAAGCGGGTTCACAAGCCAACAATCTTGAATCTGTCAAGAGATCAAGAGCATACTTAATATTGATTTTAGATTGAATTCTTGCCACCTCCAATCCAAAGAAGTATTTCAATTCACCTAATTTAATCTTAAATTTTGCATCCAAATGGCTTTAATATTGTTAACCTCAATAGTACATGTTCATGTAAAAAATGCAGACTAATAATATTGTTTATAAAGAACTATTCATTTGTGTGAAAAGAGAATGATCCGAAACAACTTGTTTATATCCATAAGATGTAAGAAAAGTAGATAATCTACTTGCTTGTTTTAAGCCATAAATTGAATTTTCTAACTTATAAACTAATCTGGATTTGGAAGACGTAAACCAGTGGTGGTTTCATATAAACCTCTTTATTAAGATCCAAGAAAAAACTCGCCAAACCCTTTCTCCCTTTTATAATACGGAGATGGAAAATGAAACGACGACCATTATCATTACTAACAAGTAATGATCAAAGAGCATTATTTGCTCCTAGCACGCCTCTTCAAAGAATGTGAAACACAACACGTGGAGAGCAGAGACAAACCGACATCAACTTGAAAGACACTCAAACATATATAAATGCGCTCTAACACAGCTGTAGTTAAGAGCAGGCCAAATGATGAGCAATTCAATCAACAAGAGCCAGCATAACCTCCTTATCCCTCAAATCTCAAAAATCCCTAAAACATCAAGATAAAGTTCTCTCATATCAAAGCTCGGGCACCCTTCTCATATCAGAGGGCATTTGATATTAAACGAATATAAACATGCCCACGTGGTAGTTATGAAGCCTGAACCACCACCTGAGAAAGAGGACACATTGAGTCATCGCAGAGTACCAATTCTCTATACAATCTTGTCTTATGGTTTTGGCTCGGGAAGCTTCGATAGACCCCGTCAAGGATCAGTCTGTTACAAAAAATCACGCGCAATCTTGTGGATCATGGACTAAGTGGGCTTAATGTATACTGAACCCTAGTCTACGAGCGTACGTTTACCTATCAACAAGTAACACGTAGCACGACCTATCTAGAACTTGTAACCACCTCTCATAGTTAGACTACATTATAAATAGAGTAAGACATTCCTCAAGGTACACGACTTCATTCATTAAGCttatattataatttgattTACTGTTGTGATCATATTCAAATCTTCCCACAAAGCTAAATTAGACATCAGAGTGAGTTAGCCAGATTTCAGCCCCTCTTTGACCTTATTTCTATCTTATTGCGGGTTTACAAGTAAACTTACATGATCCAATCACATCACTAGATAATAGATCTAATAAAATGGAGCTTACCTAAGTTTAGAGGGCAGAAGCAAAAGGCCCAGGTAaaatatagtaaaaaaaatttttgAAGAGCATGTATGACTTAAGTTTATTTTGTTGTAATTTAAGTAGTCAAAGGTTGATGCGATCCATGCAGtgttcaagaaaaaaaaatcgtttGGACCGTCTAAGGATTCAAAATCGGGAATTCTTTCTAATTTTTTCCGCTTAGCCCATTTGAGCGTTTTTTACTGTCTAGGAGCTGGTTAGGAGCCGcacaggaaaaaaaaagaattattattttaagtttttactttattataagtcattttcaaacattgttgcatgtttttttttttttttttatattgtgTTTATCATTTTcggataatttttttaattgtattttctaCTTATTTTCATGATATATGATTGAAGACTTTAAGGATATTGTTTTatagtttttagttaattatatTACTCATGGGACAATTAATTTTTCAGTTGTttcattgatattttttttcttgaatttttacacttttttaagGACATATATTACAATTAGCAACCGCTCCGCGTAAGTGGCCTCCTGACCTCGATCCTCCAAGAATGGCTCTTCTTCTCGCCTTCGAACAATGGCCATGCGGGGCATGATCTAACTGACGCGTTGCGTGTggggtggggggggggggggggttgttAGCTCGTTCGTGCCTTTGTTCCGCTCCCGTTAAACCCTTGTCCTCTCCGGCTCCCGGCTTCGGACTAGAGATGTCTTCATTAgtattttacaatttatatccctATATTTATTGTATTGTATATATCATTGTGTATATATAATGAATTcataataagaaaattaaaacAAAGCATGAGAAATGGGCAATCTCTAGCTTAGTTAGGAGCTATGATTAAAAACATTAGTTGATGCTTCCCAACCCCCTTGCAATCATCCCCTAATTTCCAAATATTAGAACTACAATCATCACCCCACTTGCCATaccattaattaaattaaaatcaaatccCTCCAAAATAGATctctctattattattatttatttattatcatAAGTAAAAAGGAATAGTATTTACTTGTACTACTCTGTGACACATTCCATGTGAAaccctcttctctctctctttcttacATTATTATATAAAGCTTTCTCAGATGCAAACTTAACCTTCCAAAACACAACAAAACCTTAAATTACATAAAACAAACCCAACATTATGGGTTTCAATTTCAAATCCTTAACCTTGTTTCTTCCTTTACTTCTCttatgttcttcttcttcatcttcatcctccAAACCTGCGATCTTCAACATTAATGGCACCGCCGCCGACACAGATTTGGTAATGAAATCGACAAAATGCAACTGGTTCCGAGGAAAATGGGTGTTTGATTCTTCTTATCCACTTTACGATTCCTCAACTTGTCCTTTCATTGATAATCAGTTCAACTGTAAGAAAAATGGCCGCTCTGATTCTTCTTATCTTAAATACAGATGGCAGCCTTTTTCTTGCAATTTACCCAGGTACGGATGAACtggttattttaattttgattaattttggtaattaggttttaattaatttaattgaattaaattaagCAGGTTTAATGGGTTGTATTTCTTGGAGAAATGGAGGGGGAAAAAGATAATGTTTGTTGGAGATTCACTTAGCTTGAATCAATGGCAATCTTTGACTTGTTTGATTCATGCTTCTGTTCCTAATTCTAAGTACTTTATTATACGGAATAATGGCTTATCTTCCGTCACATTTcaggtaatttttttattatccgTTTAGTATTTATTTTCGTTTTTTCACTTTAAATAGTAGAATCGTTGATTAGGATTGAAAAAGGCCTAACGAACGTAAAAAAAACAGTTTAATAACTAAAATTTGGTCGTGAACCGGTTTTCGTTGAACCAAACAGGtcgttaatttaattataatgtaaTAAAAGAATggaagtgatttttttttttaatttagagtaaattattattgtTACCAAACTATAATATAAATTGTCTGCTGTTATTATGGTGCATGCACGTCTtgtctctttcttttttttttgctggaAGGTAAAGTTTTTAATGATGGGTTTTAATTAAATTCTGTTATTTTCCGGgggaaaaatcaaattttttttttttgaaagaaattatttttgttattagaaaataattcctttaaaaaaataatttttgttattagaAGGAGAGTTTTTCTTTCTTGGCCATGTTAGAATTAAAGATAGAGCGTGATTGGTGGTGGGTTCTTTTTTGTTTGCCGGactcatgtttttttttcttaatttttaattattaacttttttatggaatttttcaaattttaaacaACATTGAAACCTTTTCCTACTGTTGTTGACAAAAAGAAAACACCTTTAAGCTCATGTTTTTTCAAGTTTAccgattgaattttttttttttttttggtaggattaCCGATTGAATTTTTAATGTTTCGTAATTAGAAATGTTAACTgttcatcaaattcattttaaaaaTATGCTCATTTTATTTCCAATTTGAAATTATCTGTTAAGACAAAATTACTTCAAAagcatataaaattttattttttttattatttaaaataagattttttACTTTAAAACAAGATGCaaacaataattaatttaattaacaataaaatataattaaaataattatttatttaaaataataaaagtaaattaatcaaatttaaATGCAGTTGGTGAAATAAGGTTGTTCATGCATTTGATTTCTTCTTTTGAGAACTGTAAGAGAAGAAAGAGTTAGATTTAGTAATTTAGTGACATTTAAGTTTGGTAATCATTACTTCAACTAAAATAGTACCTCAAAATTCCATAcatcatatatatatggttAAATCTATAATTAAGCTCttgagatttttttattttacaaattaaGCCTCTGCTCtctttttttcaaattaaatcCTTGAACTTTAATAGTTTTAAAAATTAACCTATTCACACACATTAAACTTCTCGGTAATAACAATTATGTTATCTAAACCGTTAATGAAAAACTCAATGTATGTGAACATAAATatcagagaattttttttatagcttATCGAAACTCGTCGGACACTCTTTAAATGGATCGTCTCTCAATTAAAGCTTTCAGCAAACGTTAAGGCTCGAATTCAAAGTTTAGCTTAAATGATTTGAGACTCTTAACTACTCAAATCAACCTTAGTTGATTAAATATTATAGACTTAATCCCTaaagttttaaaattttgagaGTTTAAAATTCATAGAATAAAATTTAAAGTTGCACATCatctattaataaaaaaaaaatctatctttttttatgttattagaattataattataaataagtaAAAAGCTAAATTGATTTTTTCTCAATAAGTATAGGAATTAAAATGGTACCGTTAGAACATTTTACATTGATAGAatgatattaataaaataataaaactgCCGACTGATCACCGTGGTCCAAAATATTTAGCATTTGGGACACAACATAAATCACGGACAAGAAAGTTCAAAATCACATGAATAATACACATCTTCTCTTTCTCAaacattttaataataatttataaataataaaggtCACATGTTTTTACATCTAatcatttttataataatttaatatttggTATTAAGAAAATACGAACTCTAaattcaaaaaagaaaatatgaacTCTGAACTTcccatattttattttactttttttaattaaaatagttataATTATATGGCACTTTGAAATTGGCACGTGTGTTGGCATTGATCCGATCGAGTTCATTGCGTATACGGcaaatgataaaaataatatGCGACGTGGTAGTAAATGCTCAAGGGCCatatatttaaagaaaaaaaaaaaaagggaaattgTGTGTGATTTGATGATATATTTTCCTGAAATTTCAATTCAAGGGCCATATTGTTCCTATCTTATTGGAGCAGTCACATAGACATTTTAGGACACCTTAGTCATGTCACAAAAACATTATCTATTCAGATAGTGACTACCTCTTTAAATAATTTTTGCCATTCAACTTGTATTTTTGGTCaattttaatacataaaaaatgTCATGTatatctgtattttttttttatgaaatgtaTATCTGTATTTTCATTGTCTagtgaaataaattttttttttttaatactaatatatatattttttaaattatggatgAGTACAGGAGTATGGAGTAACAATATTGCTATATAGAACACCATATCTAGTAGATGTAGTGAGTGATAAAAGAGGAAGGATACTTAAATTGGACTCTATGTATGGAGGAAGATCATGGGTCGGGATGGATATGTTAATCTTCAATACTTGGCATTGGTGGACTCACACCGGACGAACTCAACCGTAAGCTCTcttattatttacttttttttaactgaattagatatttatgactaattaattataattatcgaAAGCTCCATGTATCAAATGAAAAACTCAATTAAtagaaaacgaaaaaaaaaatattatacctttcctaattatttttttaaatgcagATGGGATTATGTGGAAGAAGGGAATAAAATGTACAAGGATATGAACAGACTGGTTGCATTTTATAAAGGATTGACAACTTGGGCTAGATGGGTCGACCGTTATATTGACCCTTCTAAGACTAAGGTCTTCTTTCAAGGCATTTCTCCTACCCACTATGAGTAAGCCCATTCCTCTTTccttttatgtttatttattttatctaatTAGTTTAcatcaattttttcaaaaaaaaaaataatatttatgatATAGAAAAATGTCAAGATGaaggaaaaaaattaattttgttacTAAATTATTAAGGAAATTCAATTTCACTTTTATTGTAAGAAATAATTCAATTTTACTCGTATTTTAGAATTTCTAGCTCAATTTTACTCTTttccaaataaatttattaaattttgtcTGTATTTACTTAGAAATTATAGAATTGAGCTAAAATTTCAACTACGgactattttataaaataagaaTGAAAGTGAAATTTTTCCGATTACACTAACAGAAAATGTCACCCTTATTCCAGAATATTAGACGTCATTTGAAGCCTTAATTAAGATTTAATGGATTAATTTGATCAGAAAACTCCTAGTTAAGGCTTCAAATGACGTCTAAAATTGACGGTCACGATGAATTGAATTCAAATCGAAGTTCATGTATCAACTCAGTCATCAAGTTATCAAATTTGACAAATTACTTCaaaatttagatattaaaaCATACTGTATTTTGATTAATTTGTCAAAAATTACCAACTTGAAAACCGAGTTGATCAATTGATACCTAAATTTTGTTTCGAGCATTGATACTAACTACCAACTTTAGTGATCATCAATCAATTCACTTATATAAAACAAATTTAGAGCCCAATCAACAACATCAAATGCATCATTACCTAATT comes from the Euphorbia lathyris chromosome 5, ddEupLath1.1, whole genome shotgun sequence genome and includes:
- the LOC136230428 gene encoding protein trichome birefringence-like 39 — encoded protein: MGFNFKSLTLFLPLLLLCSSSSSSSSKPAIFNINGTAADTDLVMKSTKCNWFRGKWVFDSSYPLYDSSTCPFIDNQFNCKKNGRSDSSYLKYRWQPFSCNLPRFNGLYFLEKWRGKKIMFVGDSLSLNQWQSLTCLIHASVPNSKYFIIRNNGLSSVTFQEYGVTILLYRTPYLVDVVSDKRGRILKLDSMYGGRSWVGMDMLIFNTWHWWTHTGRTQPWDYVEEGNKMYKDMNRLVAFYKGLTTWARWVDRYIDPSKTKVFFQGISPTHYEGKDWNQPTRSCSGETQPFFGTRYPGGMPMEWVVVNKVMSRLKKPVHLLDVTGLSQYRKDAHPSAYSNDHKLDCSHWCLPGLPDTWNQLLFATLFA